The proteins below come from a single Lentimicrobiaceae bacterium genomic window:
- a CDS encoding response regulator: MVALSKPGDMANNTYYAGLILIMLWASYIYRINFYTTIYIAFSTIVLYNLTVFFKLEQSDGLPGLSEIYMLINNNFFLISAAVLVVIGAYQFERNSGKIKKANQELIREKTQLRLAKEKAEESDRLKSAFLANMSHEIRTPMNGILGFADLLKKPTLTGEEQQNYIRIIEKSGARMLNLINDIISISKIESGIMDIYLSETNINHQMQFVYDSLILDARQKKLNLSFACALSGKEAIIQTDGEKLYGILSNLVKNAIKYTDTGTIEFGYIEKADEFEFYVKDTGIGIPKERHEAVFERFIQADIGDKMARQGAGLGLTISKAHVEMLGGRIWLVSEESKGSTFFFTIPIHKKAERKPNASVVSGNEVPPLSLNISGLKVLIAEDDETSERLMSVKLKKYSREILKAATGLEAVEICRMNTDIDLVLMDIQMPGMNGYQAPREIRKFNEKVIIIAQTAFALAGDREKALKAGCDNYISKPIRHDQLLSLLQLYFANE, translated from the coding sequence ATGGTAGCTTTAAGCAAGCCCGGCGACATGGCTAACAATACATATTATGCTGGTTTGATTTTGATAATGCTTTGGGCTAGTTATATTTACCGGATAAATTTTTATACAACCATTTATATTGCATTTTCTACAATAGTTTTATACAACCTGACTGTTTTTTTTAAGCTTGAGCAATCTGATGGTTTGCCGGGGCTATCAGAAATATACATGCTTATCAATAATAATTTTTTTCTGATTTCGGCAGCTGTTCTGGTTGTTATAGGAGCATATCAGTTTGAAAGAAATTCCGGCAAAATCAAAAAAGCGAATCAGGAACTAATCAGGGAGAAAACGCAGTTAAGACTGGCTAAGGAAAAAGCCGAAGAAAGTGATCGACTGAAATCAGCTTTCCTGGCAAATATGAGTCATGAAATCCGTACACCTATGAACGGAATTCTTGGCTTTGCCGATTTGTTGAAAAAACCGACACTTACGGGTGAAGAACAGCAGAATTATATCAGGATTATCGAGAAAAGCGGAGCCCGCATGCTTAATCTTATCAATGATATCATAAGCATTTCGAAGATAGAGTCGGGTATAATGGACATTTACCTTTCCGAAACGAATATAAACCATCAAATGCAATTTGTTTATGATTCGTTAATACTGGACGCCAGACAAAAAAAACTCAACTTGTCTTTTGCTTGCGCTTTATCCGGTAAAGAAGCAATTATACAAACAGATGGGGAGAAGTTGTATGGAATTCTTTCCAATTTGGTTAAAAATGCCATAAAGTATACCGATACCGGAACAATTGAATTTGGGTATATTGAAAAAGCTGATGAATTTGAATTTTACGTAAAGGACACGGGAATAGGAATCCCGAAAGAAAGGCATGAAGCTGTTTTTGAGCGTTTTATACAGGCTGATATTGGCGATAAAATGGCAAGGCAGGGCGCAGGTCTCGGTTTGACTATTTCGAAAGCCCATGTTGAAATGCTGGGTGGAAGAATTTGGTTGGTAAGTGAAGAATCTAAAGGCTCAACTTTCTTTTTTACCATACCCATCCATAAGAAAGCAGAAAGAAAACCAAATGCATCTGTTGTGTCTGGAAATGAAGTGCCCCCGTTGTCTTTAAATATTTCCGGTTTGAAAGTTCTTATTGCCGAGGACGATGAAACTTCAGAAAGGTTAATGTCTGTAAAACTGAAAAAGTATAGCCGTGAAATCCTTAAAGCTGCCACAGGGCTGGAGGCGGTTGAAATTTGTCGGATGAACACTGATATTGATTTAGTGCTCATGGATATTCAAATGCCCGGGATGAATGGATATCAAGCTCCCCGTGAAATTCGAAAATTCAATGAAAAGGTGATTATTATAGCCCAAACTGCTTTTGCCCTCGCTGGTGATAGAGAAAAGGCCCTGAAAGCTGGTTGCGATAATTATATTTCAAAACCCATAAGGCATGACCAGTTGTTGTCTTTACTGCAGTTGTATTTTGCGAATGAATGA